The Poecilia reticulata strain Guanapo linkage group LG13, Guppy_female_1.0+MT, whole genome shotgun sequence genome has a segment encoding these proteins:
- the serp1 gene encoding stress-associated endoplasmic reticulum protein 1, translating to MVAKQRIRMANEKHSKNITQRGNVAKSTRNLVEEKGVGPWLLALFIFVVCGSAIFQIIQSIRMGM from the exons atggtGGCCAAGCAGAGGATCCGCATGGCGAACGAGAAGCACAGCAAGAACATCACGCAGCGGGGGAACGTGGCCAAGTCCACG AGGAACCTGGTGGAGGAGAAGGGAGTTGGACCGTGGCTGCTGGCGCTCTTCATCTTCGTGGTCTGTGGATCAG CCATCTTTCAGATCATCCAGAGCATCAGGATGGGCATGTAG